One Nocardioides aromaticivorans genomic window carries:
- a CDS encoding FecCD family ABC transporter permease, giving the protein MEATLRTVTRIRRRSRARALAVVLVAAGLCLGLLLVTFGLGAAGVPPERSFPALLGVGDRFDLLVVRELRLPRGAAAVVAGVAFGLAGALFQSTLRNNLASPDILGISGGASLGAVTAVVGYDASGATVNVAACAGALGAAVAIWALAWRNGLHGIRFVLVGVGIAYLCSSLIAWRLAEAELREAGTVLLWTVGSVADVRDGTLGFLTAGVVALALLAVPVAREQRALALGDEHAQGLGLGPTRSRVVALLIGVGLVALATAVAGPVAFVALISPAIARRLVDDGGPALAASAAVGAALTMGADVIGQYALPGGITAPVGIVTGLVGAPYLLWLLARSERKAP; this is encoded by the coding sequence GTGGAGGCCACCCTGCGGACCGTCACCCGGATCCGCCGCCGCAGCCGTGCCCGGGCGCTGGCCGTGGTGCTCGTCGCCGCCGGCCTGTGCCTCGGCCTGCTCCTCGTGACCTTCGGCCTGGGCGCCGCGGGTGTGCCGCCGGAGCGGTCCTTCCCGGCGCTGCTCGGGGTGGGGGACCGCTTCGACCTGCTCGTCGTGCGCGAGCTGCGCCTGCCCCGGGGCGCCGCCGCCGTCGTGGCCGGTGTCGCATTCGGCCTGGCGGGCGCGCTCTTCCAGTCGACGCTGCGCAACAACCTCGCCAGTCCCGACATCCTCGGCATCTCCGGCGGCGCCTCGCTCGGCGCGGTCACCGCCGTCGTCGGGTACGACGCCTCGGGCGCCACCGTCAACGTCGCCGCCTGCGCGGGCGCGCTCGGAGCGGCCGTCGCGATCTGGGCGCTGGCCTGGCGCAACGGGCTGCACGGCATCCGCTTCGTCCTGGTCGGCGTCGGCATCGCCTACCTGTGCTCGTCGCTGATCGCCTGGCGGCTCGCGGAGGCCGAGCTGCGCGAGGCGGGCACGGTGCTGCTCTGGACCGTCGGCAGCGTCGCCGACGTCCGCGACGGCACGCTCGGCTTCCTCACCGCCGGCGTGGTCGCCCTCGCGCTGCTGGCGGTCCCCGTCGCCCGCGAGCAGCGGGCACTGGCGCTCGGTGACGAGCACGCCCAGGGCCTCGGCCTGGGGCCGACCCGGTCCCGGGTCGTCGCCCTGCTGATCGGCGTCGGGCTCGTCGCGCTCGCCACCGCGGTGGCCGGACCGGTCGCCTTCGTGGCCCTCATCTCGCCGGCGATCGCCCGCCGGCTGGTCGACGACGGCGGGCCGGCCCTGGCCGCGTCGGCCGCGGTCGGCGCCGCGCTCACCATGGGCGCCGACGTCATCGGGCAGTACGCCCTCCCCGGCGGCATCACCGCCCCGGTCGGCATCGTGACCGGCCTGGTGGGCGCGCCGTACCTCCTGTGGCTGTTGGCCCGCAGCGAACGAAAGGCACCGTGA
- a CDS encoding FecCD family ABC transporter permease → MQALLAAEAPASPPATTPTRHRARVAVLVGAFVLLVLGVVLSLALGVREVAFGEAWRALTDPVAGNVDHAVIRGQRVPRTLIALLAGAALALAGVLSQGITRNPLADPGLLGLNAGASLGIVVAATAFGVLSPVGAVWFAFAGAAIAAVVVFAIGNGRPVQLALAGATVTALLTPLSTLVLFRDVDALNLLRYWSVGALNGRDIDAVAVLWPFIAVGAALALFSAHRLNGLALGDDVAAALGQGVGTTRALAGLAIICLAGAATALAGPIALVGLAVPHAARRLVGSDYRWLVPLCALLGPVMLMAADIIGRLVKADELEAGVVAALIGAPVLIAVARGRRVAGL, encoded by the coding sequence ATGCAAGCCTTACTCGCGGCCGAGGCGCCCGCGTCCCCGCCGGCGACGACGCCCACCCGCCACCGTGCCCGGGTCGCGGTCCTCGTGGGGGCGTTCGTGCTGCTCGTCCTCGGCGTGGTGCTGAGCCTGGCGCTCGGCGTGCGCGAGGTGGCCTTCGGCGAGGCGTGGCGGGCGCTCACCGACCCGGTCGCGGGCAACGTCGACCACGCGGTGATCCGCGGGCAGCGGGTCCCGCGCACCCTCATCGCGCTGCTCGCCGGTGCCGCGCTCGCGCTGGCCGGGGTGCTCAGCCAGGGCATCACCCGCAACCCGCTGGCCGATCCCGGCCTGCTGGGCCTCAACGCCGGTGCGTCGCTCGGCATCGTCGTCGCCGCCACGGCGTTCGGTGTCCTCTCCCCGGTCGGCGCGGTCTGGTTCGCCTTCGCCGGGGCGGCGATCGCCGCGGTGGTCGTCTTCGCGATCGGCAACGGCCGCCCGGTCCAGCTCGCCCTGGCGGGCGCGACCGTCACGGCGCTGCTGACCCCGCTCTCGACGCTCGTGCTGTTCCGCGACGTCGACGCGCTGAACCTGCTGCGGTACTGGTCCGTCGGCGCCCTCAACGGGCGCGACATCGACGCCGTCGCCGTGCTCTGGCCCTTCATCGCCGTCGGCGCCGCCCTCGCCCTGTTCTCCGCCCACCGGCTCAACGGCCTGGCCCTCGGGGACGACGTCGCGGCGGCGCTGGGCCAGGGCGTCGGTACGACGCGCGCCCTCGCCGGTCTCGCGATCATCTGCCTGGCGGGAGCAGCGACCGCGCTGGCCGGTCCGATCGCGCTGGTCGGCCTCGCCGTCCCCCATGCCGCCCGGCGCCTGGTGGGCTCCGACTACCGGTGGCTGGTGCCGCTGTGCGCGCTGCTCGGCCCGGTCATGCTGATGGCAGCCGACATCATCGGGCGGCTGGTCAAGGCCGACGAGCTCGAGGCGGGCGTGGTCGCGGCGCTGATCGGCGCCCCGGTACTCATCGCCGTGGCCCGCGGACGACGGGTGGCCGGACTGTGA
- a CDS encoding putative bifunctional diguanylate cyclase/phosphodiesterase, whose translation MPHSAAAPRADADRHGVPFRQPGDVVAAVLHAAAADTDIALLVADLGTGAPAVVRWSNLGATELLGLAGTDLDGAALEGFIGRADGGPLPSLFRRERPTTADVMVRTAVGERLPCRATTIPAPDRRLWTLRIDRQSDLELALRASADAHEQRFKVLAERSPVPTMMSEQGMRLGHVNDALCALLGVPADKLIGMGWTSYAHPEDLETITATVVAVLAGEEREMQARFVDHDRSVRYTDMRFTPLHSPGVGDGFVATLEDITERRALEERLNHQATHDSLTGLPRRTRLWEHINEAMADPAAGPTCMFLDLDNFKVVNDSLGHTAGDALLVEVARRLSSCVRPGDLVARFGGDEFVVVCSTSSLETALEVADRILRVLSAPVVLGGVEIHPRASIGVVMRGPDHHSAEDLIRDCDIAMYEAKSRGKGRVTVLDEGARNAACDTLALVADLRQALEDRAISLLYQPIVRHEEAGTVLASVEALARWHHPERGPIPAEVFVRLAEEHGLVKELGEVVLDAACTAMATWQEELGPLAPPRINVNLSALQMSDHQLVRTVERALVQHGLAPERLCLEITESALMKDPDTASAILGRLREHGVLVAIDDFGTGYSSLAYLRRLPVNYLKVDRSFVAELQGGHTAVARAVIGLAHSLGIDVVAEGVETPVQAQKLEQMGCALLQGYGLSLPLTGPALVDWCRSGCPAPEGGPA comes from the coding sequence ATGCCCCACAGCGCTGCCGCCCCGCGCGCGGACGCCGACCGTCACGGGGTTCCCTTCCGCCAACCCGGCGACGTCGTCGCGGCCGTGCTCCACGCCGCTGCCGCCGACACCGACATCGCCCTGCTCGTCGCCGACCTGGGCACCGGCGCGCCGGCCGTGGTCCGGTGGAGCAACCTCGGCGCGACCGAGCTGCTCGGCCTGGCGGGCACGGACCTGGACGGTGCCGCGCTGGAGGGCTTCATCGGGCGGGCGGACGGCGGCCCGCTCCCCTCCCTGTTCCGCCGCGAGCGGCCGACCACCGCCGACGTCATGGTCCGCACGGCCGTGGGCGAGCGGCTGCCGTGTCGGGCGACCACGATCCCCGCGCCGGACCGTCGGCTGTGGACGCTGCGGATCGACCGCCAGTCGGACCTCGAGCTGGCCCTGCGCGCGTCCGCCGACGCCCACGAGCAGCGCTTCAAGGTGCTGGCCGAGCGGTCGCCGGTGCCGACGATGATGTCCGAGCAGGGCATGCGGCTGGGCCACGTCAACGACGCCCTGTGCGCCCTGCTCGGCGTCCCGGCCGACAAGCTGATCGGCATGGGGTGGACGTCGTACGCCCACCCCGAGGACCTCGAGACGATCACGGCGACCGTCGTCGCCGTGCTGGCCGGTGAGGAGCGGGAGATGCAGGCCCGCTTCGTCGACCACGACCGCAGCGTGCGCTACACCGACATGCGGTTCACGCCGCTGCACAGCCCCGGCGTCGGCGACGGGTTCGTCGCGACGCTCGAGGACATCACGGAACGCCGCGCGCTGGAGGAGCGGCTGAACCACCAGGCGACGCACGACTCCCTGACCGGCCTCCCGCGCCGCACCCGGCTGTGGGAGCACATCAACGAGGCGATGGCGGACCCGGCCGCCGGCCCGACCTGCATGTTCCTCGACCTCGACAACTTCAAGGTGGTCAACGACAGCCTGGGACACACCGCGGGCGACGCGCTCCTCGTGGAGGTCGCCCGCCGCCTCTCCAGCTGCGTGCGCCCTGGCGACCTCGTCGCGCGCTTCGGCGGCGACGAGTTCGTGGTCGTCTGCAGCACCAGCTCGCTCGAGACCGCGCTGGAGGTGGCCGACCGGATCCTGCGGGTGCTGTCCGCCCCGGTCGTCCTCGGCGGCGTCGAGATCCACCCCCGGGCCTCGATCGGCGTGGTGATGCGGGGCCCGGACCACCACTCCGCCGAGGACCTCATCCGCGACTGCGACATCGCCATGTACGAGGCCAAGTCGCGCGGCAAGGGCAGGGTGACGGTGCTCGACGAGGGCGCCCGCAACGCCGCCTGCGACACCCTCGCCCTGGTGGCCGACCTGCGCCAGGCACTCGAGGACCGTGCGATCAGCCTGCTCTACCAGCCGATCGTGCGCCACGAGGAGGCCGGCACCGTGCTGGCATCGGTCGAGGCGCTGGCCCGCTGGCACCACCCCGAGCGGGGCCCGATCCCGGCCGAGGTCTTCGTACGCCTCGCCGAGGAGCACGGTCTCGTCAAGGAGCTCGGCGAGGTGGTCCTCGACGCCGCCTGCACGGCGATGGCCACCTGGCAGGAGGAGCTCGGTCCGCTCGCCCCACCGCGGATCAACGTGAACCTCTCGGCCCTGCAGATGAGCGACCACCAGCTGGTGCGCACGGTCGAGCGCGCCCTCGTCCAGCACGGCCTCGCGCCCGAGCGGCTCTGCCTCGAGATCACCGAGTCGGCACTGATGAAGGACCCTGACACGGCGTCGGCGATCCTCGGCCGGCTCCGCGAGCACGGGGTGCTGGTCGCCATCGACGACTTCGGCACCGGCTACTCCTCGCTGGCCTACCTCCGGCGCCTGCCGGTCAACTACCTCAAGGTCGACCGGTCCTTCGTGGCGGAGCTCCAGGGCGGCCACACCGCCGTCGCCCGGGCCGTCATCGGCCTCGCACACAGCCTCGGGATCGACGTGGTCGCCGAGGGCGTCGAGACGCCCGTCCAGGCGCAGAAGCTCGAGCAGATGGGCTGCGCCCTGCTCCAGGGGTACGGCCTCAGCCTGCCCCTCACCGGCCCGGCCCTGGTCGACTGGTGCCGGTCCGGCTGCCCGGCTCCGGAGGGTGGGCCGGCATGA
- a CDS encoding HDOD domain-containing protein gives MTTLALDVDTVLDRLDELASQRPVAAQIVATSNNESAGAAELAAMLGADVALAAKVMKLANSAYFGLSGRVTSLPFAVTVVGFNTVRSIATVALAGLDEAAALPEGFWDVSVHLAAACGALGPSFQQTTADALCLGLLAQLGAALMHQADVSGYDELVATTDLGAARFAAETDRYGLSSPQLTAEALQHWRFSPAMVTALREVPGGQDGALVRTAYELTARMLSPGHRRLRLDGLSRHRVPESQAATRIAGIRADVAALRAALGLS, from the coding sequence ATGACGACACTCGCCCTCGACGTCGACACGGTCCTGGACCGCCTCGACGAGCTCGCCTCCCAACGGCCGGTCGCCGCACAGATCGTGGCGACCAGCAACAACGAGAGCGCCGGGGCCGCCGAGCTCGCCGCGATGCTGGGCGCCGACGTCGCGCTCGCTGCCAAGGTCATGAAGCTCGCGAACTCGGCGTACTTCGGCCTGTCGGGCCGGGTCACCAGCCTGCCCTTCGCCGTCACCGTGGTCGGCTTCAACACCGTGCGCTCGATCGCGACGGTGGCCCTCGCCGGGCTCGACGAGGCGGCGGCCCTGCCGGAGGGCTTCTGGGACGTCTCCGTCCACCTCGCGGCCGCCTGCGGGGCCCTGGGACCGTCGTTCCAGCAGACCACGGCGGACGCGCTGTGCCTGGGCCTGCTGGCCCAGCTCGGCGCCGCGCTGATGCACCAGGCCGACGTCTCCGGGTACGACGAGCTGGTCGCCACCACGGACCTCGGCGCCGCCCGCTTCGCCGCCGAGACCGACCGGTACGGCCTGAGCTCGCCCCAGCTGACCGCCGAGGCCCTCCAGCACTGGCGCTTCTCCCCCGCCATGGTGACGGCGCTGCGCGAGGTCCCGGGCGGGCAGGACGGCGCACTGGTGCGGACCGCCTACGAGCTGACCGCCCGCATGCTCTCCCCCGGGCACCGGCGGCTCCGGCTGGACGGCCTGTCGCGCCACCGCGTCCCCGAGTCGCAGGCGGCGACCCGGATCGCCGGCATCCGGGCCGACGTCGCCGCCCTCCGGGCGGCGCTGGGGCTGTCGTGA
- a CDS encoding ABC transporter permease has product MLLAVEEAPPAGGAALDQVLIAFAAFAAIYIPLGIFLLRERDGKPTVIGRLADRVSAVDGLPRWAGLPSYLALVSLISCAFGVYWDVPIHMQNGRDEGPLANPSHFPIMFGIFFFLAAGVISAGLAKDPLPRRTVRLTPKWRVPMGTLVLLGAGMIAAAGFPADDVWHRLFGQDVTEWGPTHVMMIGGAVTCILAVPLLLAEAAQVGRPAARRWTWIGGLATGGLRLFGRILPPVRREAPEAVLADRAAWSTRLFMTIVIGICIIPVGFLMEFDLGVPQFPAATMFIISGFLTAWIFTAGRLFFGPGGALVTWLTYLGVRVLIYAITLPVPDIHRAHWLLFLGPALCIELLALVVRNRGPVFAAVGGLLAGGAGLATEWWWMDVFMPYPLPPDAQQMPLMLTVGAIAGAGGGLLGWSFARHLERIADLPEASAPLREGMAVTGRWAGTAGTLAFIVLMAVFAPPGSAGEVEVVKDCAGDECRTTYQPVEGTGVIMGQVSYDDDCIGTDGCLTRVTVRTDEDKVEDAVWISALAYQGRHRTSGDVPGDGMLSVAMEATGREGEYRSAEPLPIYGNWKVLIRLHLAPTTMVSIPVHMPADTAIDGPASGLVQVDDGTDAAFVHEPFMLQRERKPDVPVWLWTTMYGVVIASWLVLLAFYGWLYAAAAGASGVPARSEKAPAS; this is encoded by the coding sequence ATGTTGCTAGCCGTTGAAGAGGCTCCGCCGGCCGGTGGCGCAGCGCTCGACCAGGTCCTGATCGCCTTCGCCGCCTTCGCGGCGATCTACATCCCGCTCGGGATCTTCCTGCTGCGCGAGCGCGACGGGAAGCCGACCGTGATCGGCCGTCTGGCGGACCGGGTGTCGGCGGTCGACGGCCTGCCCCGCTGGGCCGGCCTGCCGAGCTACCTGGCGCTCGTCTCCCTGATCTCGTGCGCGTTCGGCGTGTACTGGGACGTCCCGATCCACATGCAGAACGGACGCGACGAGGGCCCGCTGGCCAACCCGTCGCACTTCCCGATCATGTTCGGCATCTTCTTCTTCCTGGCCGCCGGCGTGATCTCGGCGGGACTGGCGAAGGACCCGTTGCCGCGTCGTACCGTCCGGCTGACGCCGAAGTGGCGGGTGCCGATGGGCACGCTGGTCCTGCTCGGGGCCGGCATGATCGCTGCCGCCGGCTTCCCGGCCGATGACGTCTGGCACCGGCTCTTCGGCCAGGACGTCACCGAGTGGGGTCCGACCCACGTGATGATGATCGGTGGTGCGGTCACCTGCATCCTCGCCGTCCCGCTCCTCCTCGCGGAGGCCGCGCAGGTCGGCCGGCCCGCGGCCCGGCGGTGGACGTGGATCGGTGGCCTCGCCACCGGCGGCCTGCGGCTGTTCGGCCGGATCCTCCCGCCCGTGCGCCGCGAGGCGCCGGAGGCCGTGCTCGCCGACCGGGCCGCCTGGTCGACCCGGCTCTTCATGACGATCGTGATCGGCATCTGCATCATCCCGGTCGGCTTCCTCATGGAGTTCGACCTCGGCGTCCCGCAGTTCCCCGCCGCCACCATGTTCATCATCTCCGGCTTCCTGACCGCGTGGATCTTCACGGCCGGCCGGCTGTTCTTCGGGCCCGGTGGTGCCCTGGTCACCTGGCTGACCTATCTCGGCGTGCGCGTGCTCATCTACGCGATCACCCTGCCGGTCCCCGACATCCACCGGGCCCACTGGCTGCTCTTCCTCGGCCCGGCGCTCTGCATCGAGCTGCTCGCCCTGGTGGTCCGCAACCGCGGGCCGGTGTTCGCGGCCGTGGGCGGCCTGCTCGCCGGCGGCGCGGGCCTGGCGACCGAGTGGTGGTGGATGGACGTCTTCATGCCCTACCCGCTGCCCCCGGACGCCCAGCAGATGCCGCTGATGCTGACGGTGGGCGCGATCGCGGGCGCCGGCGGCGGCCTGCTCGGCTGGTCCTTCGCCCGGCACCTCGAGCGAATCGCCGACCTCCCCGAGGCGTCGGCGCCGCTGCGCGAGGGCATGGCCGTGACCGGCCGGTGGGCCGGTACCGCCGGCACGCTGGCGTTCATCGTGCTCATGGCGGTCTTCGCGCCGCCGGGCAGCGCCGGCGAGGTCGAGGTCGTCAAGGACTGCGCGGGTGACGAGTGCCGCACGACGTACCAGCCCGTCGAGGGGACCGGCGTGATCATGGGCCAGGTCTCGTACGACGACGACTGCATCGGCACCGACGGCTGCCTGACCCGGGTGACCGTCCGCACCGACGAGGACAAGGTCGAGGACGCCGTCTGGATCTCGGCGCTGGCCTACCAGGGCCGGCACCGCACGTCCGGCGACGTGCCGGGCGACGGCATGCTGAGCGTCGCCATGGAGGCCACCGGGCGCGAGGGGGAGTACCGCTCGGCCGAGCCGCTCCCGATCTACGGCAACTGGAAGGTGCTGATCCGGCTGCACCTCGCGCCGACCACGATGGTGTCGATCCCGGTGCACATGCCGGCCGACACCGCGATCGACGGTCCCGCGTCCGGCCTCGTCCAGGTCGACGACGGCACCGACGCGGCGTTCGTGCACGAGCCGTTCATGCTGCAGCGCGAGCGCAAGCCCGACGTGCCGGTGTGGCTGTGGACCACGATGTACGGCGTCGTGATCGCCTCGTGGCTGGTGCTGCTGGCGTTCTACGGCTGGCTGTACGCCGCTGCCGCGGGCGCGAGCGGCGTCCCGGCCCGGAGTGAGAAGGCCCCGGCCTCCTGA
- a CDS encoding bifunctional [glutamine synthetase] adenylyltransferase/[glutamine synthetase]-adenylyl-L-tyrosine phosphorylase produces MNRASQRTELLRLGFVDLDRAQEHLAALGPVGVDLLAYLGRTADPDAALHALARLADAVEDREELLAAVADDEGTAMRLLCVLGASAALADHLVTHPFQWRELTDPDLGSTRPAAWAVRASLLEAVADKPDLEAVNALRVEYRRLLLRLAARDLTHHLGVDDAAAELSDLAAGTLDAALAVARTRLGEDADRARLAVIAMGKCGGHELNYVSDVDVIFVHEGDERVAARLAAQMMQVCSDHTAEGTIWPVDANLRPEGKAGPLSRTLASHQGYYERWAEPWEFQALLKARPVAGDLELGRDFVDMVGPMVWSAADREGFVEAARAMRRRVLDHIPAREADRQLKLGAGGLRDVEFAVQLLQLVHGRADESIRPPTTLSALARLIEGGYVGREDGEALHRAYAFLRTLEHRIQLHRLQRTHVVPADEASLRRLGRSLGFLKESEKRLDETWQDHRREVSRLHQKIFYRPLLTAVARIGADEVRLSSEAAGARLAALGYADPQAALRNLEALTSGVSRTAAIQRTLLPAMLQWFAEAPDPDGGLFGFRRISEALGRTPWYLSTLRDEGEVAERLAHLLATSRYCTDLLEREPAGVRLLGGDLAPLTSAALIEEMNATGRRQEGFEKGVRAVRAVRRRELLRIAASDVLGLIDVADVGFALTRLTDATLEATLEGAIETTLRARGLDEAPTRMAIIAMGRYGGFELSYGSDADVLFVHEPVEGADAHAASTFARIVAEEVRRVLGAPGPDPALVVDADLRPEGRQGPLVRTLDAYAAYYAKWSHVWEAQALLRADAVVGDPEVRERFTALIDPLRYPAGGLTDDDVLEVRRIKGRVDKERLPRGADPNLHLKLGRGGLADIEWTIQLLQLRYGAEVPGLRTSQTLAALSAAAEAGLVSHDDAETLGTSWRMATRVRNAILLARGKPGDQFPRAAQERRSVAAILGYQTDEADRLLDDYLRVTRHARAVVDRVFWE; encoded by the coding sequence ATGAACCGGGCGAGCCAACGGACCGAGTTGCTGCGGCTCGGCTTCGTCGACCTCGACCGCGCGCAGGAGCACCTGGCCGCCCTCGGGCCGGTGGGCGTGGACCTGCTGGCCTATCTCGGCCGCACGGCCGACCCGGACGCCGCCCTGCACGCGCTGGCGCGGCTCGCCGACGCGGTCGAGGACCGCGAGGAGCTGCTCGCCGCGGTCGCGGACGACGAGGGTACGGCGATGCGCCTGCTCTGCGTGCTCGGGGCGAGCGCCGCGCTGGCCGACCACCTGGTGACCCACCCGTTCCAGTGGCGGGAGCTGACCGACCCCGACCTGGGCTCGACCCGGCCCGCCGCGTGGGCGGTGCGCGCCTCGCTGCTCGAGGCGGTGGCGGACAAGCCCGACCTCGAGGCCGTGAACGCGCTCCGTGTGGAGTACCGGCGCCTCCTGCTCCGGCTCGCCGCACGCGACCTGACCCACCACCTCGGCGTCGACGACGCGGCCGCGGAGCTCTCCGACCTCGCGGCCGGGACGCTCGACGCCGCGCTCGCCGTGGCCCGCACGCGGCTGGGGGAGGACGCCGACCGGGCCCGCCTGGCGGTGATCGCGATGGGCAAGTGCGGCGGCCACGAGCTCAACTACGTCTCCGACGTCGACGTGATCTTCGTTCACGAGGGCGACGAGCGGGTCGCCGCCCGGCTGGCCGCGCAGATGATGCAGGTCTGCTCCGACCACACCGCCGAGGGCACCATCTGGCCGGTCGACGCCAACCTGCGGCCCGAGGGCAAGGCCGGCCCGCTGAGCCGGACCCTGGCCAGCCACCAGGGCTACTACGAGCGCTGGGCCGAGCCCTGGGAGTTCCAGGCGCTGCTCAAGGCGCGCCCGGTCGCCGGCGACCTCGAGCTGGGCCGCGACTTCGTCGACATGGTGGGTCCGATGGTCTGGTCGGCCGCCGACCGCGAGGGCTTCGTCGAGGCGGCGCGGGCGATGCGGCGCCGGGTGCTCGACCACATCCCCGCGCGCGAGGCGGACCGCCAGCTCAAGCTCGGCGCCGGCGGGCTGCGCGACGTCGAGTTCGCCGTGCAGCTGCTCCAGCTCGTGCACGGACGCGCGGACGAGAGCATCCGGCCGCCGACGACCCTGAGTGCGCTGGCCCGCCTCATCGAGGGCGGCTATGTCGGCCGCGAGGACGGCGAGGCGCTCCACCGCGCCTATGCGTTCCTGCGGACCCTCGAGCACCGGATCCAGCTCCACCGGCTGCAGCGGACGCACGTCGTACCCGCCGACGAGGCGTCGCTGCGCCGCCTGGGCCGCAGCCTCGGCTTCCTCAAGGAGTCCGAGAAGCGGCTCGACGAGACCTGGCAGGACCACCGCCGCGAGGTCAGCCGGCTGCACCAGAAGATCTTCTACCGTCCGCTGCTCACCGCCGTCGCGCGGATCGGCGCCGACGAGGTGCGGCTGTCGTCCGAGGCCGCCGGTGCCCGCCTCGCCGCCCTCGGGTACGCCGACCCGCAGGCCGCGCTGCGCAACCTGGAGGCGCTCACGTCGGGGGTCAGCCGCACGGCCGCCATCCAGCGCACGCTGCTGCCCGCGATGCTGCAGTGGTTCGCGGAGGCGCCGGACCCCGACGGCGGCCTGTTCGGCTTCCGCCGGATCAGCGAGGCGCTCGGTCGCACGCCGTGGTACCTCTCCACGCTGCGCGACGAGGGCGAGGTCGCCGAGCGGCTCGCCCACCTGCTGGCGACCTCCCGCTACTGCACCGACCTCCTCGAGCGCGAGCCCGCGGGCGTGCGCCTGCTCGGCGGCGACCTCGCCCCGCTGACGTCGGCCGCGCTGATCGAGGAGATGAACGCGACCGGTCGGCGCCAGGAGGGCTTCGAGAAGGGGGTCCGCGCCGTCCGCGCCGTACGACGCCGGGAGCTCCTGCGCATCGCTGCGAGCGACGTGCTGGGCCTGATCGACGTGGCCGACGTCGGCTTCGCGCTGACCCGGCTCACCGACGCCACGCTCGAGGCGACGCTCGAGGGCGCGATCGAGACCACGCTGCGGGCCCGGGGCCTCGACGAGGCGCCGACCCGGATGGCGATCATCGCGATGGGCCGGTACGGCGGCTTCGAGCTCTCCTACGGCAGCGACGCCGACGTGCTCTTCGTCCACGAGCCCGTCGAGGGCGCCGACGCGCACGCCGCCTCGACCTTCGCGCGGATCGTCGCGGAGGAGGTCCGCCGGGTGCTCGGCGCCCCCGGTCCCGACCCGGCGCTGGTCGTCGACGCCGACCTGCGCCCCGAGGGACGTCAGGGACCGCTCGTGCGCACCCTCGACGCCTACGCCGCCTACTACGCGAAGTGGTCGCACGTCTGGGAGGCGCAGGCGCTGCTCCGGGCCGACGCCGTGGTCGGCGACCCCGAGGTCCGGGAGCGCTTCACGGCCCTCATCGACCCGTTGCGCTACCCGGCCGGCGGCCTGACCGACGACGACGTGCTCGAGGTCCGCCGGATCAAGGGGCGCGTCGACAAGGAGCGCCTCCCGCGCGGCGCCGACCCCAACCTGCACCTCAAGCTGGGACGCGGGGGACTGGCCGACATCGAGTGGACGATCCAGCTCCTCCAGCTCCGGTACGGCGCCGAGGTGCCCGGCCTGCGCACGTCCCAGACGCTCGCGGCCCTGTCCGCGGCGGCCGAGGCGGGCCTGGTGTCCCACGACGACGCCGAGACGCTCGGCACGTCGTGGCGGATGGCGACCCGGGTGCGCAACGCGATCCTCCTCGCCCGCGGCAAGCCCGGCGACCAGTTCCCGCGCGCGGCCCAGGAACGGCGCTCGGTGGCGGCGATCCTCGGCTACCAGACCGACGAGGCCGACCGGCTGCTCGACGACTACCTGCGGGTCACCCGGCATGCGCGGGCGGTCGTCGACCGCGTCTTCTGGGAGTGA